Proteins encoded by one window of Porphyromonas vaginalis:
- a CDS encoding HlyD family secretion protein, giving the protein MTHAKRYIGYLFLLTLLLSWGCKGHSSDYSAQGIFEAEEIVVSAVTSGELLRLDVSEGDQLEEGQVVGLIDTTFLALQKDLVDTQQATVNAAGHTNAATQVAPLEAQLKALNKERDRYAPLVARGIMAQRTLDEIDAKISAVKGQIAAARATIGQQNRSATGSGDALTVQESQVDQMISRSFIKAPISGTVLTVYLHQGELAGQGMPLFRLANLKQMYLRAYVTAEQLQKVTLGQTVSVYSDMGEEEAQAYTGEVVWISDRAEFTPKNIQTSDARASLIYAIKVRVPNDGKLRIGQYGRVVLDQ; this is encoded by the coding sequence ATGACACACGCTAAGCGATATATAGGTTACCTCTTCCTCCTCACCCTCCTACTCTCATGGGGCTGCAAAGGCCACAGCAGCGACTACTCCGCCCAAGGCATCTTCGAGGCGGAGGAGATCGTTGTCTCGGCCGTCACTTCGGGCGAGCTACTGCGTCTAGACGTCTCTGAGGGTGACCAGCTAGAGGAGGGGCAGGTCGTAGGACTGATCGACACCACCTTCCTCGCCCTGCAGAAAGACCTCGTTGACACGCAGCAAGCGACAGTCAATGCAGCGGGACATACCAATGCAGCGACGCAGGTAGCCCCGCTAGAGGCTCAACTCAAGGCGCTTAACAAAGAGCGTGACCGCTACGCTCCGCTCGTAGCTCGTGGCATCATGGCACAGCGCACACTGGACGAGATCGATGCTAAGATCTCTGCTGTCAAAGGGCAGATAGCTGCCGCCAGAGCTACCATCGGACAGCAAAATCGCTCCGCCACAGGTAGTGGCGACGCACTCACCGTACAGGAGAGTCAGGTCGACCAGATGATCTCACGGAGCTTCATCAAGGCACCTATCTCGGGGACGGTGCTCACCGTTTACCTGCATCAGGGCGAGCTGGCAGGACAAGGCATGCCACTCTTTCGCCTAGCCAATCTCAAGCAGATGTATCTGCGTGCTTACGTCACAGCGGAGCAACTCCAAAAGGTGACCCTCGGGCAGACCGTCTCCGTCTATAGCGATATGGGCGAGGAAGAGGCGCAAGCCTACACAGGCGAAGTGGTATGGATCTCCGACCGAGCTGAGTTTACCCCCAAGAACATACAGACGTCCGACGCCCGCGCCTCGCTCATCTATGCGATCAAGGTACGCGTCCCCAACGACGGCAAGCTACGCATCGGACAGTACGGACGTGTCGTCCTAGATCAGTAG
- a CDS encoding nucleoside permease, which translates to MTKEKEQIKLKLIVMNFLQFFIWGAWLISMGRYMGNVMQYDGQEVGGLFATAGFAAIITPALTGIIADRWIGAERLLSICHLLTGACLIAVGCLPMGTPFATTWLVIFGVNLFFMPTLSLSNTVAYHALGTVQADIVKDFPPIRVWGTIGFIVAMWMVNLFKWMDSPMQFNLGAFAAIVLAIYAWTLPAVPHGVKKAQEGRRSLLSILGLDALVLFKNRQMAVFFTFCILLGAALQVTNAYGNMYLDHFKGVTEYADSFAVKYPNILLSLSQISETLFILAIPFFLKRFGIKGVMTMSFAAWFLRFGLFGLGDPGMPGIIALILSMVVYGMAFDFFNISGSMFVDQSVSPSMRASAQGLFLLMTNGLGVVIGSLGAGWVVEHFTTAGVTAWTTVWYIFAGYALITGILFWLLFHPKQLATAQSA; encoded by the coding sequence ATGACTAAAGAAAAAGAACAGATCAAGCTCAAACTGATCGTCATGAACTTCCTCCAGTTCTTCATTTGGGGGGCATGGCTCATCTCTATGGGACGCTACATGGGCAATGTGATGCAGTACGACGGGCAGGAGGTCGGCGGACTCTTTGCCACGGCGGGTTTCGCAGCGATCATCACGCCCGCACTGACGGGTATCATTGCTGACCGATGGATCGGTGCCGAGCGGCTACTCTCGATCTGCCATCTGCTCACGGGAGCCTGTCTGATAGCTGTCGGTTGTCTACCTATGGGGACGCCCTTTGCGACCACCTGGCTGGTCATCTTTGGGGTCAACCTCTTCTTCATGCCTACCCTATCGCTCTCCAACACGGTCGCATACCATGCACTCGGCACGGTGCAGGCAGACATTGTCAAGGACTTCCCTCCGATACGTGTCTGGGGTACCATCGGCTTCATCGTGGCGATGTGGATGGTCAACCTATTTAAGTGGATGGACAGCCCGATGCAGTTCAACCTCGGAGCCTTTGCAGCCATCGTCCTAGCGATCTACGCCTGGACACTACCAGCAGTACCGCACGGAGTCAAGAAGGCTCAGGAGGGTCGTCGCTCGCTCCTATCCATACTAGGGCTGGATGCGCTGGTACTCTTTAAGAATAGGCAGATGGCGGTCTTCTTTACCTTCTGCATACTCCTCGGCGCAGCACTACAGGTGACCAATGCTTATGGCAATATGTACCTCGACCACTTCAAGGGGGTCACTGAGTATGCCGACAGCTTTGCGGTCAAGTATCCTAACATCTTGCTGTCACTCTCTCAGATCTCGGAGACGCTCTTCATCCTCGCGATCCCATTTTTCCTAAAGCGCTTTGGCATCAAGGGGGTGATGACGATGAGCTTCGCCGCGTGGTTCCTACGCTTCGGACTCTTTGGTCTAGGCGATCCCGGGATGCCAGGCATCATCGCACTCATACTCTCGATGGTGGTGTACGGTATGGCGTTTGACTTCTTCAATATCTCAGGCTCCATGTTTGTCGATCAGTCCGTCTCACCCTCGATGCGTGCCAGTGCTCAGGGGCTCTTCCTCCTGATGACCAACGGACTGGGTGTCGTCATCGGTTCGCTAGGTGCTGGCTGGGTCGTAGAGCACTTCACCACGGCTGGTGTGACTGCCTGGACGACCGTCTGGTACATCTTCGCAGGCTATGCGCTTATCACAGGAATCCTCTTCTGGCTCCTCTTCCACCCCAAGCAACTCGCGACAGCTCAATCGGCTTAA
- a CDS encoding PepSY-associated TM helix domain-containing protein produces the protein MRVTFKEVGRSVRRWSRLLHRDLSYLLAALIFIYALSGLYMNHRDSINPHYIITQREYQIPLEELQAAGRLDASAVRKLLDKIDLSGSYTKHYYPDDHTLKVFLKGRATLLLDTSTGVAVYESIERRPLISSMTQLHYNPGRWWTIVADVLAIGLILITLTGLLIVPGRRGLIGRGGILLLIGLAVPLLFLFL, from the coding sequence ATGAGAGTAACCTTTAAGGAAGTAGGTAGGAGCGTGCGTCGCTGGAGTAGATTACTACACCGCGACCTCTCCTACCTACTTGCTGCACTTATATTCATCTATGCCCTATCGGGTCTCTACATGAACCACCGAGACTCGATCAATCCACACTACATCATCACTCAGCGGGAGTATCAGATCCCGCTAGAAGAGCTGCAAGCTGCTGGACGCCTTGACGCATCTGCCGTCCGTAAGCTCCTAGACAAGATAGACCTGTCGGGTAGCTATACCAAGCACTACTACCCTGACGACCACACGCTCAAAGTCTTCCTCAAGGGACGTGCCACCCTACTCCTCGACACCTCAACGGGGGTAGCCGTCTACGAGTCGATCGAGCGACGCCCGCTCATCAGCTCTATGACACAACTGCACTACAACCCAGGGCGCTGGTGGACGATCGTCGCTGATGTGCTAGCCATCGGTCTTATCCTCATCACCCTCACGGGACTACTCATCGTTCCGGGGAGACGCGGACTCATAGGTCGTGGAGGCATCCTTCTCTTGATCGGGCTGGCGGTGCCACTACTCTTCCTCTTCCTATAA
- a CDS encoding ABC transporter ATP-binding protein yields the protein MDNLIECQNLTHYYGKRLIYRDLSFAVPRGRILGLLGKNGTGKTTTINILSGFLRPKSGVCRILGEDITRMPDRLRQDIGLLIEGHVQYSFMTIRQIERFYAPFYPKWRREAYYELMELLKVTERQHLSRMSCGQRSQVALGLLLAQNPKVLILDDFSMGLDPGYRRLFVDYLHHYAKEQGTTIFLTSHIIQDMERLIDDCIIMDYGSILLQRPVAEILNEGRLYRCTLTDDRPLPEIDGLYHFEAHHRRGECYSFLPLPEVAERLTQAGVSYQDLTAHETTLEDAFIGLTGKY from the coding sequence ATGGACAACTTAATCGAGTGTCAAAACTTGACTCACTACTACGGCAAGCGACTGATCTACCGTGATCTTTCCTTTGCCGTGCCTCGTGGTCGCATCCTCGGTCTGCTTGGTAAAAACGGTACCGGCAAGACCACAACAATCAACATCCTCAGTGGCTTCCTCCGCCCCAAGTCGGGTGTCTGTCGCATCCTAGGCGAAGACATAACCCGTATGCCCGACCGGCTCAGACAGGATATCGGGCTGCTCATCGAGGGGCACGTCCAGTATAGCTTTATGACTATACGGCAGATAGAACGCTTTTACGCACCCTTTTACCCCAAGTGGCGCAGAGAGGCTTACTACGAGCTCATGGAGCTACTCAAGGTCACCGAGAGACAGCACCTCAGTCGTATGTCTTGTGGTCAACGCTCACAGGTCGCGCTCGGACTGCTCCTAGCGCAAAACCCCAAAGTCCTCATCCTCGACGACTTCTCGATGGGGCTAGACCCAGGCTATCGAAGGCTTTTTGTAGACTACCTGCATCACTATGCCAAGGAGCAGGGGACCACGATCTTCCTCACATCCCACATCATCCAGGATATGGAGCGACTGATCGATGACTGCATCATCATGGACTACGGCTCTATACTCCTGCAGCGACCAGTCGCTGAGATACTAAACGAGGGGCGACTCTACAGATGCACCCTCACAGATGACCGTCCTCTCCCTGAGATCGATGGGCTGTACCACTTTGAGGCGCACCACAGACGTGGGGAGTGCTACTCATTCCTTCCACTGCCAGAGGTCGCCGAGCGACTCACTCAGGCTGGCGTCTCCTACCAAGATCTCACAGCACACGAGACGACGCTCGAGGATGCCTTCATAGGACTCACCGGTAAGTATTAA
- a CDS encoding ABC transporter ATP-binding protein: MPSTEYSILANKLTKRFGDFTAVDEITFDVLPGEIFGFLGANGAGKSTAIRMLTGLLKPTSGYAEVAGYDVRKETELIKRNIGYMSQKFSLYDYLSVEENIFLYGRIYGLSRRIIQSRMERLLEELNFYDQRKLRVGSLPLGWKQKLAFSVAIFHRPKIVFLDEPTGGVDPVARRRFWELIYNAAAEGITVFVTTHYMDESECCDRISIMVDGQIKALDTPRALKRQFDCDSMDEVFYQLARGAKRSE, encoded by the coding sequence ATGCCCTCCACCGAGTATAGTATATTGGCCAATAAGCTCACCAAGCGCTTCGGCGACTTCACCGCTGTTGATGAGATTACCTTCGACGTTTTGCCAGGCGAGATCTTCGGCTTCCTCGGAGCCAATGGGGCTGGTAAAAGCACCGCCATACGTATGCTCACCGGACTGCTCAAGCCCACCTCAGGCTATGCCGAGGTAGCAGGCTATGACGTGCGCAAAGAGACCGAGCTGATCAAGCGAAACATCGGCTACATGAGTCAGAAGTTCTCCCTCTACGACTACCTCTCTGTCGAGGAGAATATCTTCCTCTACGGACGCATCTACGGTCTCTCGCGACGCATCATACAGAGCCGTATGGAGCGACTCCTCGAGGAGCTCAACTTCTACGATCAGCGCAAGCTCCGTGTGGGCAGCCTACCCCTCGGGTGGAAGCAGAAGTTAGCCTTTTCCGTTGCCATCTTTCACCGCCCCAAGATAGTCTTCCTCGATGAGCCTACGGGAGGCGTAGATCCCGTGGCACGGCGACGCTTCTGGGAGCTCATCTACAACGCTGCCGCCGAGGGCATCACCGTCTTCGTCACCACACACTATATGGACGAGTCGGAGTGCTGCGACCGCATCTCCATCATGGTAGACGGACAAATCAAAGCTCTAGACACCCCACGAGCCCTAAAGCGACAATTTGACTGTGACTCGATGGACGAGGTCTTCTACCAGCTAGCCCGCGGTGCCAAGCGCTCCGAGTAG
- a CDS encoding DUF4857 domain-containing protein — MKRIATILLYITVALLIAWQIPWWYNYLRADASREPFTIYSQLLGDFIVTGHDEGAITYRSGKGVQYSREEVDSLLPTFYYRQLLTDGRLPDTLYGEAVTPQLIQRGAVTFRCSPRTLSAPAVALYPLLESASRRVKLEMPEDLFRITDQAIEFVDMQSNQLDKAKSANYTKLFQEKGFAFPAQRVAGNATAQKEYDNGYLLIDQQGKLFHLKQMAGKPYLRAIDLPEGVEAAEAFVWELPSRRHIGLVSTRDHQLYLIEREGYRPCRLEIPSWDPLREDLTIIGNDLDSYTLKVSTADATSYYALDATSYTLLSSLQVDHPERAMPGLHFTSRLDGWVKPRLD, encoded by the coding sequence ATGAAGCGCATAGCCACAATACTCCTATACATCACCGTAGCACTACTCATCGCCTGGCAGATACCCTGGTGGTACAACTACCTCCGAGCCGATGCAAGCCGTGAGCCATTCACCATCTACAGTCAGCTACTAGGCGACTTCATCGTCACAGGTCATGATGAGGGGGCGATAACCTACCGTAGCGGTAAGGGCGTGCAGTATAGTCGAGAGGAGGTCGACAGCCTACTCCCCACCTTCTACTACCGTCAGCTCCTGACCGATGGTCGCCTCCCCGACACGCTCTATGGAGAGGCGGTGACCCCACAGCTTATACAGCGGGGTGCTGTCACCTTCCGCTGCTCGCCGCGCACCCTCTCCGCACCAGCCGTGGCGCTCTACCCCCTCCTGGAGAGTGCCTCACGGAGAGTCAAGCTGGAGATGCCCGAGGATCTCTTTCGCATCACCGACCAAGCGATCGAATTTGTAGATATGCAGAGCAATCAGCTAGACAAGGCGAAGAGTGCTAACTACACGAAGCTCTTTCAGGAGAAAGGCTTCGCCTTCCCCGCTCAGCGGGTGGCTGGCAATGCAACTGCGCAAAAGGAGTATGACAACGGTTACCTCCTCATTGATCAGCAGGGTAAGCTCTTTCACCTCAAGCAGATGGCGGGCAAGCCCTACCTGCGGGCTATTGACCTGCCCGAAGGCGTAGAGGCTGCCGAGGCCTTCGTCTGGGAGCTACCTAGTCGTCGGCATATCGGTCTCGTCTCTACCCGAGACCATCAGCTCTATCTGATCGAGCGTGAGGGCTATCGCCCCTGTCGCCTCGAGATCCCCTCGTGGGACCCACTCCGTGAGGATCTCACCATCATCGGCAACGACCTAGACAGCTACACCCTCAAGGTCTCTACCGCCGATGCCACAAGCTACTATGCGCTAGACGCTACGAGCTACACGCTACTGAGCTCGCTACAAGTAGATCACCCTGAGCGGGCTATGCCGGGGCTACACTTCACCTCGCGCCTAGATGGCTGGGTCAAGCCTCGACTAGACTAA
- a CDS encoding ABC transporter ATP-binding protein: MSVAQATQPAVSCQGVCKSFGKTVALQGIDLSVREGELLGIIGPDGAGKTTLIRIIATLLNPDAGAATVLGHDVKRDYRPLRHQIGYMPGRFSLYQDLTVRENLEFFATVYKTTVEENYHLIEDIYKMLLPFEKRPAGKLSGGMKQKLALSCALIHKPRLLLLDEPTTGVDPVSRREFWQMLSKLRQQGEITMIVSTPYMDEAVLCDQVALMKDGQILSIDTPDGLVSQMDRALWSATAEDMGDLLLKLRSLSGVLSSYAFGEAHHFTFDEQLITPEEIHTRLLEQGVRGLDIRKIPPSIEDYFLIISQES; this comes from the coding sequence ATGTCTGTAGCTCAGGCGACCCAACCAGCAGTATCTTGTCAGGGCGTATGCAAGAGCTTTGGCAAGACCGTTGCGCTCCAGGGCATCGACCTCAGCGTCCGTGAGGGCGAGCTACTAGGGATCATCGGCCCTGACGGAGCCGGCAAGACAACCCTCATACGCATCATCGCCACGCTCCTCAATCCCGACGCTGGCGCGGCCACCGTCTTAGGTCATGACGTCAAGCGCGACTACCGCCCGCTACGTCATCAGATCGGCTACATGCCTGGTCGCTTCTCCCTCTACCAAGATCTCACCGTACGGGAGAATCTCGAGTTCTTCGCCACCGTCTACAAGACGACCGTTGAGGAGAATTACCACCTCATCGAGGACATCTATAAGATGCTCCTTCCCTTCGAAAAGCGGCCCGCCGGCAAGCTCTCAGGCGGTATGAAGCAAAAGCTAGCTCTCTCCTGCGCACTCATACACAAGCCACGCCTCCTCCTACTCGACGAGCCGACGACCGGTGTCGATCCCGTCTCACGCCGAGAGTTCTGGCAGATGCTCTCCAAGCTACGCCAGCAGGGCGAGATCACGATGATCGTCAGCACCCCCTACATGGACGAAGCGGTGCTATGCGACCAAGTAGCCCTGATGAAAGATGGGCAGATCCTCTCCATAGACACCCCCGACGGGCTAGTCTCGCAAATGGATCGTGCCCTTTGGTCCGCCACTGCGGAGGATATGGGCGACCTACTCCTCAAGCTGCGCAGCCTCAGTGGCGTGCTCAGCAGCTATGCCTTTGGCGAGGCGCACCACTTCACCTTCGACGAGCAGCTCATCACCCCCGAGGAGATCCACACGCGCCTCCTAGAGCAGGGCGTGCGGGGACTAGACATCCGCAAGATCCCACCCTCCATCGAGGACTACTTCCTCATCATCTCCCAAGAGTCCTAG
- a CDS encoding DUF4270 domain-containing protein, with protein MNRTLLKTLQIPLLICILCALGLTSCNDNYSTLGGSLRPERDLVTARGDSLTFTTKTIRLDSIYSRSAISLLGQISDPIFGDFEASYICRLQCAPGFTFTQKPIKDRIDSVMIELSYLSAVGDTTTWGKAQVYEITQPLPKSRYSVDDLTPYTRGAKLLGELTYQPSDTAGFKGLKIRVPNELGERFLKASREHPEWFASQEAFESNLLRGLYVTSTTGTGHILSVYSTALRIFYTFETTQKTSKGADSTVYKPAWEIFSSNKSLYALNSLKHTHLEELLQPSSDGRSYIKSPAGVVTKLSCSKEELSRLLHQYEAMSKDKEDFGWVMNEGKLQITVDVPNVDTHFNPPPQLLLIPQDSVANFFARSITDPLVASTSFVSGRYSVLERNYTFSNISHLIEAHMRGNMETDASGNHRVTRDLDLLLIPVATELASTSGSAGQTVAITNLLYPSAVQLKWGDKGFKLGVIGTGFYNRR; from the coding sequence ATGAATCGGACTTTACTAAAAACCCTCCAGATACCACTCCTGATCTGCATCTTATGCGCCTTAGGACTGACCTCTTGCAACGATAACTACTCCACCCTCGGGGGGAGTCTGCGACCTGAGCGAGACCTCGTGACAGCTCGTGGAGACTCACTAACCTTTACAACGAAGACTATACGACTGGACTCTATATATAGTCGTAGTGCTATCTCGTTACTGGGGCAGATCTCAGATCCCATCTTTGGAGACTTTGAGGCGAGCTATATCTGTCGGCTGCAGTGCGCGCCGGGCTTCACCTTCACTCAGAAGCCTATCAAGGATCGCATCGACTCGGTTATGATCGAGCTCTCCTACCTAAGTGCCGTAGGCGACACCACCACATGGGGCAAGGCACAGGTCTATGAGATCACACAGCCACTGCCTAAGAGTCGCTACTCGGTCGACGATCTGACGCCCTACACACGAGGGGCTAAGCTACTCGGTGAGCTGACTTACCAACCCTCCGATACGGCGGGTTTCAAAGGGCTAAAGATACGAGTACCCAATGAGCTGGGAGAGCGTTTTCTAAAGGCTTCGCGTGAGCACCCCGAGTGGTTTGCCTCGCAAGAGGCTTTTGAGTCCAATCTACTCCGTGGTCTCTACGTCACCTCGACGACGGGCACTGGGCATATTCTCTCGGTTTACTCGACGGCTCTCCGCATCTTCTACACCTTTGAGACGACACAAAAGACCTCCAAGGGCGCAGACTCCACCGTCTACAAGCCAGCATGGGAGATCTTTAGCAGTAACAAGAGCCTCTACGCTCTGAACAGTCTCAAGCACACACATCTAGAGGAGCTGCTACAACCGTCGTCTGATGGCCGGAGCTATATCAAGTCACCCGCGGGAGTGGTGACGAAGCTCTCCTGCTCGAAGGAGGAGCTGAGCCGCTTACTCCATCAGTATGAGGCGATGAGCAAAGATAAAGAGGACTTCGGATGGGTCATGAATGAAGGCAAGCTACAGATAACGGTAGATGTCCCCAACGTAGACACGCACTTCAACCCACCTCCTCAGCTACTCCTCATACCGCAGGATAGTGTGGCAAACTTCTTTGCCCGGAGCATCACCGACCCCTTGGTTGCCTCTACATCCTTTGTCTCTGGTCGTTACAGCGTCTTGGAGCGCAACTACACCTTTAGCAATATCAGCCACCTCATTGAGGCGCACATGCGCGGCAATATGGAGACCGATGCGAGTGGCAATCATCGTGTGACAAGAGACTTAGATCTACTCCTGATCCCCGTAGCCACAGAGCTAGCATCGACATCTGGATCGGCTGGACAGACTGTTGCTATCACCAACCTGCTCTACCCCTCAGCCGTACAGCTCAAGTGGGGTGACAAGGGCTTCAAGCTGGGAGTCATCGGGACTGGCTTTTACAATAGACGATAG
- a CDS encoding ABC transporter ATP-binding protein, translating to MGQGTKIIEVRELCKAFDDKVVLDHINATFKPGSINCIIGRSGAGKTVLLKSLIGLIQPTSGEILFDGHNMMLLSKEQLKRLRQVTGVLFQGSALFDSMTVLENVLFPLQLFSKLSPRERKAHAMALLDRVGLEGAQRKFPSEISGGMMKRVAIARAVALNPHYLFCDEPNSGLDPTTSASIDKLLKELTEEFQITTVVNTHDMNSIKTIANHILYLDKGQVAWQGSREELSGDIPLSLKNFLYL from the coding sequence ATGGGACAAGGGACTAAAATCATAGAGGTCAGAGAGCTCTGCAAGGCATTTGACGACAAGGTCGTACTGGATCACATCAACGCCACCTTTAAGCCAGGGAGCATCAACTGCATCATCGGGCGTAGTGGTGCGGGCAAGACCGTCTTGCTCAAGAGTCTCATAGGACTCATACAGCCCACGTCGGGAGAGATACTCTTCGATGGACACAACATGATGCTCTTGTCCAAGGAGCAGCTCAAGCGACTACGACAAGTGACGGGCGTGCTCTTTCAGGGGTCAGCGCTCTTCGATAGTATGACCGTCTTGGAGAATGTCCTCTTCCCGCTCCAGCTCTTCTCCAAGCTTTCGCCACGAGAGCGCAAAGCTCACGCTATGGCGCTCCTCGATCGGGTCGGACTAGAGGGCGCGCAACGCAAGTTCCCCTCCGAGATCAGTGGCGGTATGATGAAGCGCGTAGCCATAGCTCGTGCCGTGGCACTCAACCCGCACTACCTCTTTTGCGATGAGCCAAACTCTGGGCTAGACCCTACCACCTCGGCCTCGATAGATAAGCTACTCAAAGAGCTCACCGAGGAGTTCCAGATCACGACGGTGGTCAACACGCACGATATGAACTCCATCAAGACCATCGCTAATCATATCCTCTATCTAGATAAAGGGCAGGTCGCATGGCAGGGGTCGCGTGAGGAGCTCAGTGGTGACATTCCCCTCTCTCTTAAAAACTTTCTTTACCTTTGA
- a CDS encoding MlaE family ABC transporter permease codes for MFRLIGNALSVMGEYTLLMAQVFRRPKKWGIFFKQLIREIAKYGLDSIWIVVIISFFIGTVITIQLTINMNSPLIPRFTIGYASREIMFLEFSSSIMCLILAGKVGSSIASELATMRVTEQIDAMEIMGVNSANFLILPKILGLMLFIPVLSVISMSTGLVGGYLATYFIPSITPSDYEMGLQTFFVVKNIFYSIIKSLVYAFIISSGASYFGYTVQGGALGVGRASTNAVVSSCVLILLADVVLTSLLFM; via the coding sequence ATGTTTAGACTAATCGGCAATGCGCTCAGTGTCATGGGCGAGTACACACTCCTCATGGCGCAGGTCTTCAGACGGCCGAAGAAGTGGGGCATCTTCTTCAAGCAGCTGATCCGAGAGATAGCTAAGTACGGACTCGACTCGATATGGATCGTCGTGATCATCAGCTTTTTTATTGGCACGGTGATCACGATCCAGTTGACGATCAATATGAACTCGCCACTCATCCCGCGCTTTACCATAGGGTATGCCAGCCGCGAGATTATGTTTCTCGAGTTCTCCTCCTCGATCATGTGTCTCATCCTCGCGGGCAAGGTCGGCTCGAGCATCGCCTCCGAGCTAGCTACCATGCGTGTGACGGAGCAGATCGACGCTATGGAGATTATGGGGGTCAACTCGGCCAACTTCCTCATCCTCCCCAAGATCCTCGGGCTCATGCTTTTCATCCCAGTCCTGAGCGTCATCAGCATGTCTACGGGGCTGGTGGGCGGATACTTAGCCACTTACTTCATTCCATCGATTACTCCCTCGGATTATGAGATGGGTCTGCAGACCTTCTTCGTCGTGAAAAATATCTTTTACTCGATCATCAAGTCGCTCGTCTACGCTTTCATCATCTCATCGGGGGCTAGCTACTTTGGCTATACGGTCCAGGGGGGCGCCCTCGGCGTAGGACGCGCCAGCACCAATGCGGTGGTCTCGAGCTGTGTGCTGATCCTCCTCGCCGATGTCGTACTCACCAGTCTATTGTTTATGTAA